A segment of the Deltaproteobacteria bacterium genome:
AAGATTCGCACGATCGCGCAAAAGGTGTATGGCGCGGCGGACATTGCGCTCCTCCCTCGGGCACGCACCGATCTAGACCGTATTAACACTCTCGGGTATGGCAACGTGCCCATCTGTATGGCGAAGACGCAAATGTCGCTCTCCGACGATCCCAAGGTGTACGGCCGTCCACGAGACTTCACGCTGACTGTGCGCGAGATTCGTTTATCTGCCGGCGCGGGGTTCTGTGTCCCGCTTACCGGCGAGATGTTGACGATGCCCGGGCTTGCCGCCAAGCCAGCAGCGGCTGGCATGAAAATGGACGCGAACGGGAAGATTTCGGGGATGTTCTGAGAAGAAGAGCTACAGGCCATAGGCTAAAGGGAGGAGTAAAGTCCCTGAAGCCTACCGCCTTAAACCTTGTTTCTCCGCATCAGCTCCGCATAACAATACACCAGCGCCAGCCCACGATACGGACGCCACCGTTCGGCGAACGCCCGCATGTCCGCCTCGGTGGCTTTCTCGGCTTTGCCCAACAGTCCCTGCGCCACGTATTTCACCACCCCAAGGTCGCCGCCGGGAAAAGCGTCCACGCGAGCCAAGCCGCGCAGCAAAGCGATCTCGGCGCTCCAGCGACCAATACCTTTGATCTGGATCAAACGCTCGACCACCTCTTCGTCGGGCAACGTGCGTAGTTCTTCTTCTCGTAATGTTCCAGAAGCGAAGGCTTCTCCCAGGCGCACCAGGGTTGCGGCCTTGGCACGGCTTAAACGAAAGCGCAGGAGATTGTCCGCCGCTTCCTCGGCGAATCGTTCGGGGCGGGGAAAGGCATAATAGACCACGCCATCTTTCCGCCATTGTTCTCCGAAGGTTTCCACCAATTCCCGTTTGATGGAATAGGCGAAGGTCAGATTGACTTGCTGCGAAAGCACGGCCATCACCAGCGACTCGAAGACCGTAGGGCTGGCGGGGAGCTTCAGACCGCGAGCAGGCGCAATGAGCGGCGCGAGGACTTCATCTGTGCGCACCTGGCGATAAAACGGCTTGAGATCGAGATCCGTGCACAGGATATGGCGCAGTTGCGCCGTGCACTCTGGCTGCTCAAGATCGCTTTGCCGCGAGCCTTGTAGCTCGACATGCAGCTGCGGCTTCGTCGTCGTGCCGCCATCCGTCACCGTGGCGAGCACGAACCGCCTATCGACCAACAACAAGCGTTGGTATCGCTTCGGCTGTACCCGATCGACAATCTCGTCTTTGAACCGAGCAAAGCGGATAGCGGTAAGATCGAGCGAATATGGGGGAGTCGGGGTGAGAGTGAAACGGTGAGTCGGCATGGTGTTTAGGTACTGGGTGCTGGGGGTTAGGGATTAGGCAGCAGGAACAAAGACGGAGAAAACCATCGTCACTTTGGTCTTTCCCCAGCACCCAACCCCCAATCCCTCGCACCTAAATGACTTCGGCTTCCTTCAATCGCGCCACATCTTCCCACGAGTAGTCCAGCAATTCGGTCAGCAACAATTCCGTATGTTCGCCGAACTCTGGAGCCGCGCCGCGCGGGTCGCCTGGAGTTTCACTCAAGCGAACCGGGAAACCCACGATCTTGGTTTTGCCGATCCGAGGGTGATCGTAATCAACGATATAGTCGTTGGCGAGCATCTGCTCGTCACGCATGAGGTCGTCAATCGAGTTAACCACGGTGTAGATGAAGTCACCACCCTTCTTAAGCGCGCTCATCCAATAGTCGCGGGGTTTTGAGGCAAAGACTTTGTCGAGGAGCGGAATCAGCTCTTTGGCGTTTTCCGCTCGTTTGCCCATGGTGTCGAAGCGCGAATCTTTTTCGATATCTTGGATACCGAGCACTTTGCAGAAGTCCGGCCAGTAGCGATCCTGCTGCGGCATGGCCAGGCAGATCCACTTGCCGTCGCCGCATTGGTAATGATTCCACAGCGGACTCGGCGCCGCCGCGCGCAGCGTGCGTTTGAACTCGGCGCCAAGCATAGCCTTGCAAGAAACGTTCAGCCCTTGCAGGGCCGTCATGCTGCCGAGGTGAGAGGTGTCGACTTGCTGACCGACACCATATTTATCCCGCGCGATCAGTGCCGCCAGAATCCCATAGGAAAGCATAATAGCACCCATCTGGTCGGCAATGCCGCCGGTGATGGCAAGCGGCGGATGATCCGGTTCGCCGGCGGCAGTCATAATGCCCGAGCGCGCCAGCCCCATATAGTCGAACGACGGCTCGGCGGAGTCCGGCCCGAAAGGGCCATACCCGGTCGCACTGGCGTAGATCAATTTCGGATTGTATTTTTTTAGCGCTTCGTAACCGATCCCGAGCTTGTCGGCCACGCCTTTGCGGAAATTTTGTACGAAAACATCCGACTTCTCCACCAGCTTATAGATGATCTCCCGCGCTTCCGGCTTTTTGAGGTTGAGCGTCAGGCTCTTTTTATGGCGGTTGTTGGCCTCGAAATAAAAATTCGGCCCGCTGCTGGTACCAATCATGGCTCCGGCCACGCTCATGACACCGCGTCCCGGGTCGCCGCCCACACGTTCCTCGATCTTAATGACTTCCGCGCCTAGGTCGGCCAGCATCATGGTGGAGACCGGACCTTGTTGCCAAATGGTCCAATCGAGAACGCGCACGCCGTCGAGAGGTCGATTCATATGATGTCCCTCCTTTGAAAAACAGCCGTCAGCTTTTAGCTATCAGCTTTTGGCAAAACTAGCCAAGGGGCTTACAGCTCCTTGTTGGCTTGTCTGGCTGACGGCTGAGAGCTGATCACTAAATGACTTCCTGTTCTTTCAATCGCCCAATATCTTCCCACGAGTAGCCCAACAGGTCGATCAAAACCTGCTCCGTATGTTCGCCGAACTCTGGAGCCACGCCGCGCGGGTCGCCCGGCGTTTTGCTCAGGCGGACCGGCACGCCAACGACTTTCGACGGTCCCCAACTCGGGTGGTCATACTCGACAACATAGTCGTTCGCCAGCATCTGCGGATCGTCGGGCAGGTCGTTCACGGTATTAACGATGGTATAGATGAAATCGCCACCCTGTTTGAGGAGCTGCATCCATTCCTCGCGCGGTTTGGAGGCGAATACTTGGTCGATCACCGCGATGATTTCCGCGCTATTCTTCCCGCGGATGGTCATGGTGGCGAACTTCG
Coding sequences within it:
- a CDS encoding DNA-3-methyladenine glycosylase 2 family protein yields the protein MPTHRFTLTPTPPYSLDLTAIRFARFKDEIVDRVQPKRYQRLLLVDRRFVLATVTDGGTTTKPQLHVELQGSRQSDLEQPECTAQLRHILCTDLDLKPFYRQVRTDEVLAPLIAPARGLKLPASPTVFESLVMAVLSQQVNLTFAYSIKRELVETFGEQWRKDGVVYYAFPRPERFAEEAADNLLRFRLSRAKAATLVRLGEAFASGTLREEELRTLPDEEVVERLIQIKGIGRWSAEIALLRGLARVDAFPGGDLGVVKYVAQGLLGKAEKATEADMRAFAERWRPYRGLALVYCYAELMRRNKV
- a CDS encoding CoA transferase, with product MNRPLDGVRVLDWTIWQQGPVSTMMLADLGAEVIKIEERVGGDPGRGVMSVAGAMIGTSSGPNFYFEANNRHKKSLTLNLKKPEAREIIYKLVEKSDVFVQNFRKGVADKLGIGYEALKKYNPKLIYASATGYGPFGPDSAEPSFDYMGLARSGIMTAAGEPDHPPLAITGGIADQMGAIMLSYGILAALIARDKYGVGQQVDTSHLGSMTALQGLNVSCKAMLGAEFKRTLRAAAPSPLWNHYQCGDGKWICLAMPQQDRYWPDFCKVLGIQDIEKDSRFDTMGKRAENAKELIPLLDKVFASKPRDYWMSALKKGGDFIYTVVNSIDDLMRDEQMLANDYIVDYDHPRIGKTKIVGFPVRLSETPGDPRGAAPEFGEHTELLLTELLDYSWEDVARLKEAEVI